A genomic window from Sorex araneus isolate mSorAra2 chromosome 2, mSorAra2.pri, whole genome shotgun sequence includes:
- the LOC129402268 gene encoding protein transport protein Sec61 subunit gamma, producing the protein MDQVMQFVEPSRQFVKDSIRLVKRCTKPDRKEFQKIAMATAIGFAIMGFIGFFVKLIHIPINNIIVGG; encoded by the coding sequence ATGGATCAGGTAATGCAGTTCGTGGAGCCAAGTCGGCAGTTTGTGAAGGACTCAATTCGCCTGGTCAAAAGATGCACCAAGCCTGATAGAAAAGAATTCCAGAAGATTGCCATGGCAACAGCAATAGGATTTGCTATAATGGGATTTATTGGCTTTTTTGTGAAATTGATCCATATCCCCATTAATAACATAATTGTTGGTGGCTGA